From a region of the Thiomicrorhabdus sp. genome:
- the rplW gene encoding 50S ribosomal protein L23, producing MKQERILKVLLAPHVSEKSAIMADAASQYVFKVEPTATKTEVKAAVESLFDVKVQSVNMINLKGKRKVFKGRQGQRNGVRKAIVRLAPGQDIDFASAE from the coding sequence ATGAAACAAGAAAGAATTCTAAAAGTATTGCTAGCACCACATGTTTCTGAAAAATCAGCAATCATGGCTGATGCAGCTAGTCAGTACGTATTCAAAGTAGAGCCGACAGCTACTAAAACTGAAGTAAAGGCAGCAGTTGAGTCTTTATTTGATGTAAAAGTGCAGTCTGTAAATATGATTAACCTTAAAGGTAAGCGAAAAGTCTTCAAAGGTCGTCAAGGACAGCGTAATGGTGTGCGTAAAGCAATCGTTCGTTTAGCTCCTGGTCAAGACATTGACTTCGCTTCAGCTGAATAA